A stretch of Camelina sativa cultivar DH55 chromosome 18, Cs, whole genome shotgun sequence DNA encodes these proteins:
- the LOC104760306 gene encoding rac-like GTP-binding protein ARAC2 isoform X2, with protein MSTARFIKCVTVGDGAVGKTCMLISYTSNTFPTDYVPTVFDNFSANVVVDGSTVNLGLWDTAGQEDYNRLRPLSYRGADVFLLAFSLISKASYENIHKKWLPELKHYAPSIPIVLVGTKLDLRDDNQFLKDHPGAASITTAQGEELRKMIGAVRYLECSSKTQQSLIQQ; from the exons atgaGCACAGCAAGATTCATCAAGTGTGTGACTGTCGGAGATGGAGCAGTGGGAAAGACTTGTATGCTCATTTCATACACCAGCAATACTTTTCCTACG GATTATGTTCCAACGGTCTTCGACAACTTCAGTGCGAATGTGGTGGTCGATGGGAGTACTGTGAACCTTGGCCTGTGGGATACGGCCG GGCAGGAAGATTATAATAGGCTTAGACCTTTGAGTTACAGAGGAGCAGATGTGTTTTTATTAGCTTTTTCCCTAATTAGCAAAGCCAGTTACGAGAATATTCACAAAAAG TGGCTTCCGGAGCTGAAACATTATGCGCCTAGCATCCCCATTGTACTCGTCGGAACAAAATTag ATTTGAGGGATGACAATCAGTTCTTGAAAGATCATCCAGGAGCAGCTTCTATAACAACTGCTCAG GGAGAAGAATTAAGAAAGATGATTGGAGCCGTAAGGTACTTAGAGtgcagctccaaaacccaacaG TCTTTGATACAGCAATAA
- the LOC104760305 gene encoding WUSCHEL-related homeobox 8-like codes for MSSSSNKNWPSMFKSKPCNNNHHHQQHESGSPSYMHYSNCNISSSFSSDRVPDPKPRWNPKPEQIRILESIFNSGIVNPPREEIQRIRIRLQEYGQIGDANVFYWFQNRKSRAKHKLRVHHKSPKTSKKDKIISPGIDADHCFGLVHQETGLFPVQNNEMLVTQPAGYPSSVQNDLSVAQSGFGFGDFVVPVVREEGVAFPGNDESLDKIPAINFYGGDGNGGGGNCFSPLPLTTNQSQERAIVFHGGENVEDCVSPDKLTIFINDMLFEVAAGLFNVKEAFGNNAILINSFGQPILTDENGVTFQSLQNGAVYYLI; via the exons ATGTCATCCTCCTCAAACAAAAACTGGCCAAGCATGTTCAAATCCAAACCTTGCAacaataatcatcatcatcagcaacaTGAGAGTGGTTCTCCATCTTACATGCACTACTCTAATTGcaacatatcttcttccttctcctcag ATCGTGTACCAGATCCTAAACCGAGATGGAACCCTAAACCTGAACAGATTCGGATACTCGAATCGATCTTTAATTCTGGTATTGTTAACCCACCGAGAGAGGAGATCCAAAGGATCCGGATCCGGCTTCAAGAATACGGTCAAATTGGCGACGCAAACGTGTTTTACTGGTTTCAAAACCGGAAATCTCGAGCAAAACACAAACTTCGTGTTCATCACAAAAGCCCTAAAACGTCAAAAAAGGACAAGATCATAAGTCCTGGTATCGATGCTGAtcattgttttggtttggttcaccAAGAAACCGGTTTATTTCCGGTTCAAAACAATGAAATGTTGGTAACCCAACCTGCCGGTTATCCATCCTCCGTTCAAAATGATCTGAGCGTGGCTCAATCAGGGTTTGgttttggtgattttgttgTACCGGTGGTAAGGGAAGAAGGTGTGGCATTCCCCGGGAACGACGAAAGCTTGGATAAGATTCCGGCAATCAATTTTTACGGTGGAGATGGAAATGGCGGCGGTGGAAATTGTTTTTCTCCTCTTCCATTGACCACAAATCAATCTCAAG AACGAGCTATAGTATTTCATGGTGGTGAAAACGTCGAAGATTGTGTTTCTCCGGATAAATTGACCATATTTATTAACGACATGCTTTTCGAAGTGGCTGCGGGATTGTTCAACGTTAAGGAAGCATTTGGAAACAATGCTATTTTGATCAACTCTTTTGGCCAGCCTATTCTTACAGATGAAAATGGTGTTACTTTTCAATCTCTCCAAAACGGTGCCGTTTATTACCtt atATAG
- the LOC104760306 gene encoding rac-like GTP-binding protein ARAC2 isoform X1, protein MSTARFIKCVTVGDGAVGKTCMLISYTSNTFPTDYVPTVFDNFSANVVVDGSTVNLGLWDTAGQEDYNRLRPLSYRGADVFLLAFSLISKASYENIHKKWLPELKHYAPSIPIVLVGTKLDLRDDNQFLKDHPGAASITTAQGEELRKMIGAVRYLECSSKTQQNVKAVFDTAIRVALRPPKAKKKIKPLKTKRSRLCVFL, encoded by the exons atgaGCACAGCAAGATTCATCAAGTGTGTGACTGTCGGAGATGGAGCAGTGGGAAAGACTTGTATGCTCATTTCATACACCAGCAATACTTTTCCTACG GATTATGTTCCAACGGTCTTCGACAACTTCAGTGCGAATGTGGTGGTCGATGGGAGTACTGTGAACCTTGGCCTGTGGGATACGGCCG GGCAGGAAGATTATAATAGGCTTAGACCTTTGAGTTACAGAGGAGCAGATGTGTTTTTATTAGCTTTTTCCCTAATTAGCAAAGCCAGTTACGAGAATATTCACAAAAAG TGGCTTCCGGAGCTGAAACATTATGCGCCTAGCATCCCCATTGTACTCGTCGGAACAAAATTag ATTTGAGGGATGACAATCAGTTCTTGAAAGATCATCCAGGAGCAGCTTCTATAACAACTGCTCAG GGAGAAGAATTAAGAAAGATGATTGGAGCCGTAAGGTACTTAGAGtgcagctccaaaacccaacaG aATGTGAAGGCAGTCTTTGATACAGCAATAAGAGTAGCTTTGAGGCCACcaaaggcaaagaagaagataaagccATTGAAGACTAAGAGATCAAGATTATGCGTTTTCCTCTAA
- the LOC104763069 gene encoding replication protein A 70 kDa DNA-binding subunit D-like, with product MAASFAYLRDVRPYKTSWRIQVKVLHSWRPTTSENLECIFSDEKNVKIHAMLKKDLVNRYANKLTVGDWKFIETFQLTNAYVVTPNDSVSDSSYLSLVDFHKIMSGEQKDHMLIDVMGQIVNIGEIETVEANNKPTAKLDFEMRDQSDERLPCTLWGEFAEQVYRACAKADGIMVFYVIRFAKIKSYNGTKSVGNAYNASQVYVNPPFPEVDVFTASLPKDGLTLTIRSNPPRLALLNSINDDKCLEHLRMTISELLATYEVGKVRLHYTIYAIDTDWAWYYISCRNCNKKVTPLNVGDNTMSQKGTKPKFWCATCKSPVSSVGPKYGLYAKVLDITGETKCLLYDSVAQDIIGEPATSVLGGCLKEIEDPENIPPQIQALVGKTFVFLIAVTAENIFDGKDSYRVSKVLEKNGLLSEDAPEDSLEMVTQGTIESCDQLMLTYSQDTTDSTTPSSKRLYAPNVESSDQASTSKKLRTPLNEFETGDKEFLLKCGTLDFEEGDKKDKVMPNQEKVAKPILAMPPNEENVTKPTAVMLKEEKVTNPTAVMPNEEKVTKQVTKPT from the exons ATGGCTGCCTCATTCGCTTACTTGAGAGACGTACGTCCATACAAAACCTCTTGGAGAATTCAGGTGAAAGTTCTCCATTCATGGCGCCCGACTACCAGCGAGAATCTTGAATGTATTTTCTCCGACGAAAAG AATGTTAAGATTCATGCTATGCTGAAAAAGGACTTGGTGAACCGCTATGCCAACAAACTTACTGTTGGTGACTGGAAGTTCATTGAGACTTTCCAGCTGACTAATGCTTATG TGGTAACTCCCAATGACTCTGTCTCTGATTCAAGCTACTTATCCTTGGTTGATTTCCACAAAATTATGAGCGGTGAACAAAAAGATCACATGTTGATAG ATGTCATGGGTCAGATTGTGAACATTGGAGAGATTGAAACTGTGGAGGCTAACAATAAGCCAACTGCAAAGCTGGATTTTGAGATGAGGGATCAAAG TGATGAGAGATTGCCATGTACCTTGTGGGGAGAATTTGCAGAACAAGTTTACAGAGCTTGTGCTAAGGCTGATGGCATCATGGTTTTTTATGTAATCCGTTTTGCGAAAATCAAGTCTTACAATG GTACAAAAAGTGTTGGCAATGCATACAATGCTTCACAAGTATATGTTAATCCGCCATTTCCAGAAGTAGATGTCTTTACCGCATC TCTTCCTAAAGATGGTCTGACTCTTACTATTCGTTCGAATCCTCCACGTCTCGCACTTCTGAATTCGATAAATGATGATAAGTGTCTCGAACACCTCAGAATGACCATCTCTGAACTTTTAGCTACTTACGAG GTAGGTAAAGTTAGACTACACTACACAATCTACGCAATAGATACAGATTGGGCCTGGTACTATATCAGTTGTCGTAACTGCAACAAGAAAGTGACTCCACTAAATGTCGGAGACAATACTATGAGCCAAAAGGgaactaaaccaaaattttggtgTGCTACGTGCAAGTCTCCAGTCAGTAGCGTTGGTCCAAA ATATGGACTCTACGCTAAGGTACTGGACATCACTGGAGAAACTAAATGTCTACTGTATGATAGTGTTGCTCAAGATATCATTGGTGAACCCGCCACGTCTGTTCTTGGTGGCTGTCTTAAAGAG ATTGAGGACCCAGAAAACATTCCTCCACAAATTCAGGCTTTGGTTGGGAAAACTTTTGTCTTCCTCATTGCTGTAACTGCAGAAAACATTTTCGATGGGAAGGATTCGTATAGAGTCTCAAAAGTGCTGGAAAAGAATGGTCTGTTATCTGAAGATGCTCCTGAAGATTCTTTGGAAATGGTAACCCAGGGTACAATCGAATCTTGCGATCAg CTAATGTTGACTTACAGTCAAGACACAACCGACTCCACGACACCTTCATCAAAGCGGTTATATGCACCTAATGTTGAGTCTTCTGATCAAGCTTCCACCTCGAAAAAATTGCGTACACCATTGAATGAATTTGAAACAGGAGACAAGGAGTTTCTTTTGAAATGTGGGACTCTAGATTTTGAAGAGGGAGACAAGAAAGATAAAGTGATGCCTAATCAAGAGAAGGTGGCTAAGCCTATCTTGGCTATGCCACCTAATGAAGAGAATGTTACTAAGCCTACAGCAGTGATGCTTAAGGAAGAGAAGGTTACTAATCCTACAGCAGTGATGCCTAATGAAGAGAAGGTTACTAAGCAGGTTACTAAGCCTACATGA
- the LOC104763070 gene encoding uncharacterized protein LOC104763070, which yields MALQQRDQDILNAMSMVKSTKGQLQNLRDDGWDAFMEKVLSFSEKNNTEMLNMAGNFVNSRMPRKITNKSNLHHYKVNCFYTVLDMQLLEFNDRFNEQDDRFTTLKSLRDLAQVMVETRKHLSHLLIYRLVKLSLILPVATSSNKRCFSAMNIVKTTARNRIGD from the exons ATGGCTCTACAACAAAGAGATCAAGATATATTGAATGCTATGTCAATGGTGAAGTCCACTAAAGGACAGCTGCAGAACCTTAGAGATGATGGATGGGATGCTTTTATGGAGAAAGTTCTCTCCTTTAGCGAGAAAAATAACACAGAAATGCTGAACATGGCGGGAAACTTTGTTAATTCAAGAATGCCAAGGAAAATAACTAATAAAAGCAACTTGCATCATTATAAAGTGAATTGTTTCTACACCGTCTTAGATATGCAACTTCTAGAGTTTAATGATCGTTTTAATGAG CAAGATGATAGATTTACTACTTTGAAGAGTCTTAGAGATCTTGCTCAGGTCATGGTGGAGACAAGGAAACATCTTTCACATCTTTTGATTTATCGACTTGTGAAGCTATCTTTAATCTTACCTGTCGCGACCTCAAGCAATAAAAGATGTTTCTCAGCAATGAACATCGTGAAGACAACAGCCCGCAACCGTATTGGTGATTAG